A portion of the Juglans microcarpa x Juglans regia isolate MS1-56 chromosome 1D, Jm3101_v1.0, whole genome shotgun sequence genome contains these proteins:
- the LOC121235731 gene encoding probable amino-acid acetyltransferase NAGS1, chloroplastic encodes MAASISSSHYGPIQNLRGDFPIRKGRLFWPRHSCQFRTARTKLPWPLSMVVKGNKGRILPPCSYPGSEVGNIEESNISVEDQQRVRWFREACSYLCAQKGCTFVVLISGQILTSPFLDSILKDIACLHHLGIKFVIVPETTVKINMLLKQRGSSPRFVGEHRITDSEALTAAIEAAGGVRMMLEAKLSPGPSIYNVRRHGDGSRWHEVGVSVDSGNFLGAKRKGVVKGVDYGATGEVKKVDVSRMRERLDAGCIVLLSNLGHSSAGEVLNCNTYEVATACALAIGADKLICIIDGQILDENKRLIRFLTIQEAEMLIDKRAKQNEMASNCVKDVGKEDLNSGHNDSNGAVHCHQNAKVSGKRRNVTFQNGVGFDNGNGLWTGEQSFSIGGHDGRGRLNGYLSELAAAAFVCRAGVKRVHLLDGTIDGVLSLELFTRDGMGTMVASDLYEGTRMARAEDFSSIRQIMQPLEESGILVLRTDQELLEALDSFIVVERDGQIIACAALFPFFEEKCGEVAAIAVSPDCRGQGQGYKLLDYIEKKASSLGLEMLFLLTTRTADWFVRRGFLECSIESIPEKRRKMINLSRKSKYYTKELLPDSSGITVDTAVL; translated from the exons ATGGCAGCTTCGATTTCTAGCTCACACTACGGTCCTATCCAAAACCTCCGAGGGGATTTTCCCATCCGAAAAGGCAGGCTTTTCTGGCCTCGCCACTCTTGCCAATTCAGGACAGCAAGAACCAAACTTCCGTGGCCGCTGTCAATGGTTGTGAAGGGAAATAAAGGAAGAATTTTGCCACCGTGTAGCTACCCGGGGAGTGAGGTTGGGAATATTGAAGAGAGCAATATTTCAGTGGAGGACCAGCAGAGGGTACGGTGGTTTCGCGAGGCGTGTTCGTACCTCTGTGCCCAAAAGGGCTGTACGTTCGTTGTGTTAATTTCTGGTCAAATTCTCACCAGTCCTTTCTTGGATTCTATTCTCAAG GATATTGCCTGTCTTCATCATCTGGGGATAAAATTTGTGATTGTTCCAGAGACCACTGTGAAGATTAACATGCTTTTGAAGCAGAGAG GAAGCAGTCCTAGGTTTGTTGGGGAACACAGGATCACTGACTCTGAAGCTTTGACAGCAGCAATTGAGGCCGCAGGGGGTGTTCGTATGATGCTAGAGGCAAAACTTTCTCCTGGCCCCTCTATATACAATGTTCGTCGCCATGGTGATGGCAGTCGTTGGCATGAAGTTGGTGTCAGCGTTGACAGTGGTAACTTTCTTGGGGCTAAA AGAAAAGGAGTTGTCAAGGGTGTTGATTATGGGGCAACAGGCGAAGTTAAGAAAGTCGATGTGTCACGTATGCGTGAAAGGCTTGATGCTGGTTGTATTGTTCTATTAAGCAACCTGGGCCATTCCAGTGCTGGAGAAGTTTTAAATTGCAA CACATATGAAGTTGCAACAGCTTGCGCATTAGCCATTGGAGCAGACAAGCTTATTTGCATCATAGATGGTCAAATTCTTGATGAGAACAAGCGTCTTATTCGCTTCTTGACTATTCAAGAAGCAGAAATGCTGATTGATAAACGGGCGAAACAAAATGAGATGGCTTCCAACTGTGTGAAAGATGTTGGCAAAGAGGATCTCAATTCCGGTCATAATGATTCTAATGGGGCTGTCCATTGTCACCAGAATGCAAAGGTTTCTGGTAAAAGGCGTAACGTAACCTTTCAGAATGGTGTTGGATTTGACAATGGGAATGGACTTTGGACTGGCGAACAGAGTTTTTCCATCGGAGGTCACGATGGGCGAGGCCGATTAAATGGTTACCTTTCAGAATTGGCAGCTGCAGCTTTTGTTTGCAGG GCAGGTGTTAAAAGAGTTCATTTATTAGATGGCACTATAGATGGGGTTTTATCATTGGAATTGTTTACAAGAGATGGAATGGGAACCATGGTGGCTAG TGACCTCTATGAAGGAACCCGGATGGCTAGGGCCGAAGATTTCTCTAGCATAAGACAAATCATGCAACCTTTGGAAGAATCTGGCATACTTGTTCTCCGAACTGATCAAGAG CTTCTTGAAGCATTGGATTCCTTCATTGTTGTGGAAAGAGATGGCCAGATAATTGCTTGTGCtgctctttttcctttctttgagGAGAAGTGTGGAGAGGTTGCTGCTATTGCAGTTTCTCCTGATTGCCGTGGACAAGGACAAGGATACAAATTACTTG ATTACATTGAGAAGAAGGCATCCTCCCTTGGATTGGAGATGCTTTTCCTACTTACAACACGAACAGCAGATTG GTTTGTGAGGCGTGGTTTTTTGGAATGTTCAATTGAGTCAATACcagaaaagaggagaaaaatgaTCAATCTGTCCCGCAAATCCAAGTACTATACGAAGGAACTGCTACCTGATTCAAGTGGAATTACTGTTGATACAGCAGTCCTTTGA
- the LOC121255375 gene encoding NADH dehydrogenase [ubiquinone] iron-sulfur protein 4, mitochondrial, with translation MASSVQRISGHARAFRTTLVPWSRPFSADALVEVKPGEIGMVSGIPEEHLRRRVFILSPARTATQQGSGKVGRWKINFMSTQKWENPLMGWTSTGDPYAHVGDSALSFDSEEAAKSFAERHGWDYVVKKRHTPLLKVKAYADNFKWKGLPKPEED, from the exons ATGGCAAGCTCCGTGCAACGCATCTCAGGCCACGCTCGTGCTTTCCGAACCACACTAGTCCCATGGTCCAGACCCTTCTCCGCTGATGCATTGGTCGAGGTCAAGCCCGGCGAGATCGGCATGGTCTCCGGAATCCCCGAAGAGCACCTTCGTCGTAGG GTTTTCATTCTCTCGCCTGCTAGAACTGCAACCCAACAAGGATCAGGGAAAGTTGGAAGGTGGAAGATCAATTTTATGTCAACACAAAA GTGGGAAAATCCATTGATGGGCTGGACGTCCACAGGGGACCCATATGCCCACGTTGGTGATTCTGCACTGAGTTTTGACAGTGAAGAAGCTGCAAAGTCATTTGCAGAAAGGCATGGTTGGGACTATGTG GTTAAGAAACGCCACACGCCATTATTGAAG GTGAAGGCATATGCAGACAATTTCAAGTGGAAGGGCCTTCCCAAACCAGAGGAagattga